In Thermosynechococcus sichuanensis E542, a single genomic region encodes these proteins:
- the rpmG gene encoding 50S ribosomal protein L33, with protein MAKAKGARIIITLECTECRTNPAQRSPGVSRYTTTKNRRTTTGRLELKKYCRYCNKHTIHKEIK; from the coding sequence ATGGCTAAAGCAAAAGGCGCCAGAATCATTATCACCCTAGAGTGCACAGAGTGTCGCACCAATCCGGCACAGCGATCGCCCGGCGTGTCTCGCTACACCACTACGAAAAATCGCCGCACCACCACAGGACGGTTGGAACTTAAAAAGTACTGCCGCTACTGCAACAAGCACACCATTCACAAAGAGATCAAGTAA
- the psbQ gene encoding photosystem II protein PsbQ, with translation MLRLNQKSLISILLSFVAIILVGCGGPSATTTPPPTYSELQITRIQDYLSDIEKNAERFADLEVSVAKGDWQEARNIMRGPLGEMLMDMRALNRNLLAKDQPTPTALTRALTDDFLKIDQGADLNSVTVAQEGFRDAEADFKAYLNSLPELS, from the coding sequence ATGCTGCGCCTAAATCAAAAATCCCTAATTTCAATCCTATTAAGTTTTGTTGCCATTATTTTAGTTGGCTGTGGCGGCCCTAGTGCCACAACCACACCGCCACCCACCTATAGTGAGTTGCAAATTACGCGCATTCAAGACTACCTAAGTGACATTGAGAAAAATGCCGAACGCTTTGCCGACCTAGAGGTAAGCGTAGCTAAAGGCGATTGGCAGGAAGCCCGCAACATTATGCGCGGCCCTCTCGGTGAAATGTTGATGGATATGCGTGCCCTCAACCGCAATCTCTTGGCGAAGGATCAACCCACCCCCACCGCCTTGACCCGTGCCCTGACGGATGACTTCCTAAAAATTGATCAGGGGGCGGATCTCAATAGTGTCACCGTCGCTCAAGAGGGCTTCCGCGATGCTGAAGCGGACTTCAAGGCCTATCTCAATAGCTTGCCTGAGTTGTCCTAG
- a CDS encoding DUF1815 family protein, which produces MFYRLAEQHRQFIRDLVLNLQALAIALENRGYMASCYTCGGELNSASFMVSLADNHLIRFLVSDYGITWTEMRDDRELMKLEGAEAINQLQELANLLKEVRIPTAV; this is translated from the coding sequence ATGTTTTACCGCTTAGCCGAACAACACCGCCAGTTTATTCGCGACTTGGTGCTCAATCTCCAGGCCCTCGCGATCGCCCTAGAAAATCGAGGCTATATGGCCTCCTGTTACACCTGTGGCGGTGAACTCAACAGTGCTTCTTTCATGGTCAGCTTGGCCGACAACCACCTGATTCGCTTCTTGGTCTCTGACTATGGGATCACTTGGACTGAAATGCGCGATGACCGCGAACTGATGAAACTAGAAGGAGCAGAGGCTATCAACCAACTGCAAGAACTGGCCAATCTTCTTAAGGAAGTCCGTATTCCCACTGCGGTTTAA
- a CDS encoding SufS family cysteine desulfurase: MTIAPSRSLADLCRADFPILARQVHDRPLIYFDNAATSQKPLAVLNTLEDYYRRYNSNVHRGVHTLSAEATTAYEGAREKVARFVNAARPEEIIYTRNASEAINLVAYSWGMNTLREGDDIILTVMEHHSNLIPWQFVAQKTGARLKFVELTPEQTFDLNHYESLLSDRTRLVAVAHVSNTLGCLNPIPEIVRLAHAKGARVLVDACQSVPHLPIDVQQLGCDWLVASGHKMCAPTGIGFLWGRAELLRQMPPFLGGGEMIADVFLDHATYADIPHKFEAGTPAIAEAIALGAAVDYLSQWGMERIHAYEQELTAYLFERLQELPAVTVYGPKAGDRAALASFTIGEVHPHDLSTILDQSGIAIRAGHHCTQPLHRYLDVQSTARASLYFYNTRAEIDQFIAALGEAIAFFSDVFA, translated from the coding sequence ATGACGATCGCTCCGAGCCGCTCCCTCGCTGATCTTTGCCGTGCTGACTTTCCGATTTTGGCGCGACAGGTCCACGATCGCCCCTTGATTTACTTTGACAATGCGGCGACTTCTCAGAAGCCCTTGGCAGTTCTCAATACCCTTGAGGACTACTATCGTCGCTACAACTCCAATGTCCATCGGGGCGTACACACCCTCAGTGCTGAGGCCACCACTGCCTACGAAGGGGCACGGGAAAAAGTGGCGCGTTTTGTCAATGCCGCCCGTCCCGAGGAGATTATCTATACCCGCAATGCCAGTGAGGCGATCAACCTTGTGGCCTATAGCTGGGGTATGAATACGCTGCGGGAAGGGGATGACATCATCCTGACGGTGATGGAGCACCACAGCAATTTGATTCCGTGGCAGTTTGTGGCTCAGAAAACCGGTGCTCGCCTCAAGTTTGTCGAACTCACCCCAGAGCAAACGTTTGATCTTAACCACTACGAAAGTCTTTTGAGCGATCGCACGCGCTTGGTGGCCGTGGCTCACGTCTCCAACACCCTGGGGTGCCTCAACCCAATTCCTGAGATTGTGCGTCTTGCCCATGCCAAGGGGGCGCGGGTATTGGTGGATGCCTGCCAAAGTGTGCCTCACCTCCCCATTGATGTGCAGCAGTTGGGCTGCGATTGGCTGGTGGCCTCCGGTCATAAAATGTGTGCACCTACGGGCATTGGCTTTCTCTGGGGACGCGCGGAACTCCTACGGCAAATGCCCCCCTTCCTCGGCGGTGGCGAAATGATTGCCGATGTCTTTCTCGACCATGCCACCTATGCCGATATTCCCCATAAGTTTGAGGCGGGAACGCCTGCCATTGCTGAGGCGATCGCCCTTGGTGCCGCAGTCGATTATCTGAGTCAATGGGGAATGGAGCGCATCCATGCCTACGAACAGGAACTGACGGCCTATCTCTTTGAACGCCTCCAAGAACTCCCCGCTGTCACGGTGTATGGCCCGAAAGCGGGCGATCGCGCTGCCTTGGCCAGCTTCACCATTGGTGAGGTGCACCCTCACGATCTCTCGACCATCCTTGATCAGTCGGGGATTGCGATTCGCGCGGGACACCACTGCACACAACCTTTGCACCGCTATCTAGACGTTCAGTCCACCGCCCGAGCCAGCCTCTATTTCTACAACACCCGCGCGGAAATTGATCAGTTTATTGCTGCCCTTGGGGAAGCGATTGCTTTCTTTAGTGATGTCTTTGCCTAG
- a CDS encoding OB-fold nucleic acid binding domain-containing protein, whose amino-acid sequence MKIVGRRLVGWQAVYDIGLAGDHNFLLANGAIAANCFNKSHSTAYGYVTYQTAFLKANFPVEYMAALLTANSGDQDKVQRYIATCLSMGIEVLPPDVNRSDIDFTPVGDKILFGLSAVRNVGQGVIEAILQARAEGGAFQSLADFCERVPRAGGDSRILNRRALESLIACGAMDSLHPQRNRNQLMQDLPLVLEWAQARAKDRAVGQVNLFDMLAGGSSNEPSYDPAPSAPPVDDLPDAEKLRQEKDLLGFYVSNHPLKDIHRPAAMIAPISLADLEQHTGQGMVSVIALLTGLKPITTKRGERMAIVQLEDLTGQAEAVVFPKAYERIHGQLQLDHRLLLWGTLEMRDDRPQLLIEDAEPLEEVKLVLVDLPVEQAGDIQAQSRLSEVLKQQVGEMPKVPVVVKVTDGYHAQYVRLGPQFRVEDADRARQALTSAGFHAQASELLSLKF is encoded by the coding sequence GTGAAGATTGTTGGCCGGCGGCTGGTGGGTTGGCAAGCGGTCTATGACATTGGTTTAGCCGGGGATCACAATTTTCTTTTGGCCAATGGGGCGATCGCCGCCAATTGCTTCAACAAGTCCCACTCTACGGCCTACGGCTACGTGACCTATCAAACTGCCTTTCTCAAAGCCAACTTTCCCGTGGAGTATATGGCCGCCTTGCTCACGGCCAACAGTGGTGACCAAGACAAGGTACAGCGCTATATTGCCACCTGCCTGAGCATGGGGATTGAGGTCCTTCCCCCCGATGTGAATCGCTCGGATATTGACTTTACCCCCGTTGGGGACAAAATTCTTTTTGGTTTGTCGGCAGTACGCAATGTCGGTCAGGGGGTGATTGAGGCCATTTTGCAGGCACGGGCAGAAGGGGGCGCCTTTCAAAGTCTGGCGGATTTTTGCGAACGGGTTCCGCGTGCGGGGGGCGATAGCCGCATTCTCAACCGTCGTGCCCTTGAATCCCTCATTGCCTGTGGTGCCATGGATAGTCTCCATCCCCAGCGCAACCGCAACCAACTGATGCAGGATCTCCCCCTCGTGCTGGAGTGGGCACAGGCGCGCGCCAAAGATCGGGCAGTGGGGCAAGTCAACCTCTTTGATATGTTGGCGGGTGGCTCCAGCAATGAACCCAGTTACGATCCTGCCCCTAGTGCACCCCCCGTTGACGATTTACCGGATGCCGAAAAACTCCGCCAAGAAAAAGACCTGCTGGGATTTTATGTGTCGAACCATCCCCTCAAGGATATTCACCGCCCAGCGGCTATGATTGCCCCCATTAGCTTGGCAGATCTTGAGCAGCACACGGGTCAAGGGATGGTGAGCGTGATTGCCCTGCTGACGGGACTCAAGCCCATTACCACCAAACGCGGCGAGCGGATGGCGATTGTCCAGTTGGAAGACCTCACGGGTCAGGCGGAGGCTGTCGTTTTTCCTAAAGCCTACGAGCGGATTCATGGTCAATTGCAGCTTGATCATCGGCTGCTGCTGTGGGGCACCCTCGAGATGCGCGACGATCGCCCCCAACTGCTGATTGAAGATGCCGAACCCCTTGAAGAAGTGAAACTGGTGCTTGTGGATTTGCCTGTCGAGCAAGCGGGGGACATTCAAGCCCAAAGCCGCCTCTCGGAAGTGCTCAAACAACAGGTGGGAGAGATGCCTAAGGTGCCAGTGGTGGTCAAAGTAACCGATGGCTACCATGCCCAGTATGTGCGCCTAGGACCACAGTTTCGCGTTGAGGATGCCGATCGCGCGCGGCAGGCCCTCACCAGTGCCGGCTTTCACGCCCAAGCCAGTGAACTCCTGAGCCTCAAGTTCTAG
- the rpsR gene encoding 30S ribosomal protein S18 — translation MAFYRRRVSPIPPNQPIDYKDVDLLRRFITERGKILPRRVTGLTAKQQRQLAVAIKRARIMALLPFLNLEG, via the coding sequence ATGGCATTTTATCGGCGACGGGTTTCCCCGATTCCCCCTAACCAGCCCATTGATTACAAAGATGTGGATTTACTCCGCCGCTTCATCACAGAGCGGGGTAAAATTCTGCCGCGGCGGGTGACGGGTCTCACAGCAAAGCAACAGCGGCAGCTTGCAGTTGCCATTAAGCGAGCACGGATCATGGCACTCTTGCCCTTCTTAAATCTTGAAGGCTAG
- a CDS encoding alpha/beta fold hydrolase, whose protein sequence is MTEASLSWQHQYLTVNQVRLHYVTQGGGDLVILLHGFPEFWYSWRFQIPVLARHFKVVVPDLRGYNDSEKPAHGYDLDTLSQDVTALIQELGYERAHIVGHDCGGLIAWHVAARFPHMVQHLAVLNTPHPYRVGLELWQQLEHFWRNWPLLACHIPGLAEYWLGHHLRSFLQDLFQRYSIRKAAFSAETVQLYQAALEKAGAIAAVLKSYRHLFSPQQWWHLLQQHTEAITSPTLILWGADDPLAQPSLANGIEAWIHAPWRLKYLPDCGHWAQQEVPGLVNRELLAFLRG, encoded by the coding sequence ATGACTGAAGCCTCCCTTAGTTGGCAACACCAGTACCTCACCGTTAACCAAGTGCGCCTGCACTATGTCACCCAAGGCGGCGGTGATCTTGTGATTTTATTGCATGGCTTTCCAGAGTTTTGGTACTCTTGGCGATTTCAAATTCCCGTACTGGCTCGTCATTTCAAGGTTGTAGTGCCAGATTTGCGGGGCTACAATGACTCTGAGAAGCCTGCCCACGGCTATGATCTCGATACCCTCAGCCAAGATGTAACGGCGCTGATCCAAGAATTGGGCTATGAGCGAGCCCACATTGTCGGCCATGACTGCGGTGGCCTGATTGCTTGGCATGTGGCAGCGCGCTTTCCACACATGGTGCAGCATCTAGCGGTCTTAAATACCCCCCACCCCTACCGTGTGGGACTGGAACTCTGGCAGCAACTGGAACACTTTTGGCGCAACTGGCCACTGTTGGCCTGCCACATCCCCGGCTTGGCGGAATACTGGTTAGGGCATCATCTGCGGAGTTTTTTGCAAGATCTCTTTCAACGCTACTCCATCCGCAAGGCTGCGTTTTCAGCGGAAACTGTGCAACTTTATCAAGCGGCTCTCGAAAAAGCGGGGGCGATCGCTGCAGTGCTGAAAAGTTATCGCCATCTTTTTTCACCCCAACAGTGGTGGCACCTACTGCAACAGCACACGGAAGCCATTACCAGCCCTACCCTGATCCTCTGGGGCGCCGATGATCCCCTTGCCCAACCCAGCCTTGCCAACGGTATCGAAGCGTGGATCCATGCACCATGGCGGCTGAAATACCTGCCCGACTGCGGTCACTGGGCACAACAGGAGGTGCCGGGTCTCGTCAATCGCGAACTCCTTGCCTTTTTGCGTGGCTAA
- a CDS encoding metal ABC transporter solute-binding protein, Zn/Mn family has translation MTIRATLKPWGVLVILGVFLGSCAPQAQQTAQEATPAEPELTIVTTFLPITAFTKAVAGDRASVEQLLPHNIDPHDFQARPEDVQLLGRARVLVKNGLEMETFLDKLIENAANADLKIIDTSAGVATIASEKHDHDHDHDHDHHGHSHGEFNPHIWLDPKRAMQQVKNIRDGLIAIDPEGAAIYEKNTAAFIQELEALDALAREKLTPFAGKTFVVYHDVAPYFAESYNLKTTYLVGIPSVNPSPADVQRVMQAVQQSDLKTLLTEPGQEQVFESLAKDLGVKVSVFDPLERAPSAADLTPDYFLQRMEQNIRNLAEAFGVQQRAYRRPDSIAVVGPWMRLSAPLGAAL, from the coding sequence ATGACCATTCGCGCTACTCTGAAGCCTTGGGGAGTTTTGGTGATTCTTGGTGTATTTCTAGGCAGTTGTGCCCCCCAAGCTCAACAGACGGCACAGGAGGCAACACCCGCAGAACCCGAGCTGACGATTGTGACGACGTTCTTGCCTATCACCGCTTTTACAAAAGCAGTTGCGGGCGATCGCGCCAGCGTTGAGCAACTTTTACCCCACAACATTGATCCCCATGATTTTCAAGCCCGACCTGAGGATGTGCAGCTTTTGGGGAGAGCGAGGGTCTTGGTCAAAAATGGCCTTGAGATGGAAACCTTCTTAGATAAACTCATTGAAAATGCTGCCAACGCTGACCTCAAGATCATTGATACCAGTGCAGGGGTGGCCACCATTGCGAGTGAAAAGCACGATCATGATCACGACCACGACCATGATCACCACGGTCACAGCCACGGTGAGTTCAACCCCCACATCTGGCTGGATCCCAAGCGTGCCATGCAGCAGGTGAAAAATATTCGCGATGGTCTGATTGCCATTGATCCAGAGGGGGCAGCGATTTATGAGAAAAATACTGCGGCCTTTATTCAAGAGTTAGAAGCACTAGATGCCCTAGCACGGGAAAAACTCACCCCCTTTGCCGGCAAAACATTTGTTGTTTACCACGATGTGGCGCCCTATTTTGCTGAAAGCTACAACTTGAAGACTACTTACCTTGTGGGTATCCCCTCGGTTAACCCTTCCCCCGCCGATGTGCAGCGAGTGATGCAAGCAGTGCAACAAAGTGACCTGAAAACCCTCCTGACGGAACCGGGGCAAGAACAGGTCTTTGAAAGCCTCGCGAAGGATTTGGGGGTGAAGGTGAGTGTGTTTGATCCCCTAGAGCGCGCTCCTTCGGCAGCGGATCTGACGCCTGACTACTTCCTGCAAAGGATGGAGCAAAATATTCGCAATTTAGCTGAGGCTTTTGGGGTGCAACAGCGCGCCTATCGGCGTCCTGACTCCATTGCCGTAGTGGGGCCATGGATGCGGCTGAGCGCACCTTTAGGGGCGGCACTGTGA
- a CDS encoding metal ABC transporter ATP-binding protein — translation MSEYLLEVENLSVRRGDRWVVEGVSFTLLPRMNMAIIGPNGAGKSSLIQAILGIIPYQQGRVTLLGYGMGYRRTLPYVRQQVAYLPQNFQCDPRIPITVAEFVGLGWGQPTWQWPWRHRRQRDRAIRHSLQRLHLEHLAAQPMSSLSGGETKRALLAYCLVQPRRLLILDEAPAGLDLRGEQQFYDLLETLKASEGWAILQISHHLERVRATCDQVLYLDRSVQGLGPPEWVLQQFAA, via the coding sequence GTGAGCGAATACCTGCTAGAAGTGGAAAATCTCTCGGTGCGGCGGGGCGATCGCTGGGTAGTAGAAGGCGTGTCCTTTACCCTATTGCCTCGTATGAACATGGCCATCATTGGTCCCAATGGTGCCGGCAAAAGTAGCCTGATTCAAGCCATTTTGGGCATTATTCCCTACCAGCAGGGACGAGTTACCCTCTTGGGCTATGGCATGGGCTATCGCCGCACGCTCCCTTATGTCCGCCAACAGGTGGCTTACTTGCCGCAAAACTTCCAGTGCGATCCACGGATTCCAATTACCGTGGCGGAATTTGTGGGCTTGGGCTGGGGGCAACCCACGTGGCAGTGGCCGTGGCGGCACCGCCGGCAGCGCGATCGCGCCATCCGACACAGTCTGCAACGCCTGCACCTAGAGCATCTGGCCGCACAACCGATGAGTTCTCTCTCTGGGGGGGAAACCAAACGCGCCCTCTTGGCCTACTGCTTGGTGCAACCCCGTCGTCTCTTGATCTTAGATGAAGCTCCCGCTGGCTTAGATCTCCGAGGTGAGCAACAGTTTTACGACCTACTGGAGACGCTCAAGGCGAGTGAGGGTTGGGCAATTTTGCAGATTTCCCATCACTTGGAGCGGGTAAGGGCAACCTGTGATCAGGTGCTGTATCTGGATCGCTCTGTCCAAGGGCTGGGTCCACCAGAATGGGTGCTGCAACAGTTTGCCGCTTAA
- a CDS encoding RDD family protein — MALSRQYPPPLPLAQPWRRAIATSIDFILIWLTSVVGITPGAAIQWGQLFVFALVWWLLRVAMVNRNKGQSPGHWLMNVRLLDQRQRTPDLLSLSKRELVIGVGALLTLAGLESYGPSMALIILALPLAVDCSLAWIDEEHRTLHDRLGGTKVYRCQRGFALDRKLIELVSKIRKDLP, encoded by the coding sequence ATGGCACTTTCCCGTCAATACCCACCCCCCTTACCACTGGCTCAGCCTTGGCGACGGGCGATCGCCACCAGCATTGACTTTATCCTAATCTGGCTGACGAGTGTTGTCGGTATCACGCCGGGGGCAGCCATTCAGTGGGGGCAACTGTTTGTTTTTGCCCTTGTTTGGTGGTTGCTGCGAGTGGCGATGGTGAACCGCAATAAGGGGCAAAGCCCTGGCCATTGGCTGATGAATGTGCGCCTGTTGGATCAACGGCAGCGGACACCGGATCTGCTGTCCCTCAGCAAGCGAGAACTGGTGATTGGCGTCGGGGCACTGTTGACATTGGCCGGCTTGGAATCCTATGGCCCTAGTATGGCGCTGATCATTTTGGCACTCCCCCTCGCTGTTGACTGTAGCTTGGCGTGGATTGACGAAGAACACCGTACACTTCACGATCGCCTTGGCGGCACAAAGGTGTATCGCTGTCAGCGGGGCTTTGCCCTTGATCGCAAGCTGATTGAATTGGTAAGCAAAATCCGCAAAGATCTGCCATAA
- a CDS encoding NUDIX hydrolase, with protein MPATTIVPVALAILYQGDRVLMQLRDDYPHILYAGHWGLFGGHLEPEEAPLAGLQREVYEEIGYCPPHLTFFGEYGDRQVHRYIFSGPLTCELGTLVLSEGQGMDLVPYDSVVAGVHYAQILGENRPLGDIHQRILLDFFAQFRRELPV; from the coding sequence ATGCCAGCAACCACGATTGTTCCCGTTGCCCTTGCCATTCTCTACCAGGGCGATCGCGTTCTTATGCAACTGCGAGATGATTATCCCCATATCTTGTATGCCGGCCACTGGGGACTGTTTGGCGGCCACCTTGAACCCGAAGAAGCACCGCTCGCGGGCCTTCAGCGAGAAGTTTATGAGGAGATTGGCTACTGCCCACCCCACCTCACCTTTTTTGGAGAGTACGGCGATCGCCAAGTGCATCGCTATATTTTCAGCGGCCCTTTGACCTGTGAACTGGGAACCCTAGTCCTCAGCGAAGGACAGGGGATGGACTTGGTACCCTATGATTCTGTGGTGGCCGGGGTTCACTATGCCCAGATCCTAGGAGAAAATCGCCCCTTGGGAGACATCCACCAGCGCATTCTGCTCGATTTCTTTGCGCAATTCAGGAGAGAATTACCCGTTTAA
- a CDS encoding Rqc2 family fibronectin-binding protein, with translation MQPVDLTTLRAVCADLQHWLPARLETVYQRDRHTIALALRTLKKQGWLTLSWHPQAARIAFEPPPPRQPDTFTFSQQLHAQLNRLALVGVSLISPWERVVVLEFAPRPQEATQWRLYAEIMGKYSNVILVNAAGEIVTAAHQVNAQQSRLRPILTGQPYVPPPPLTAALPSREIPFEQWQQQVSVIPGLLRQQLLKAYRGLSPALVQQLLVDAALSLESRTTELIAEEWRRLFDHWQHWLACLESGHFVPQFTPTGYRVIPPLGTQTPSTVSIHEILAAYYQNQLQQQQTQQLQQQLHQSLQAQRQKLIAKIEGFRERLTAAAGGDRQRYLADLLMAHAHLWQPGMTELIVTDFITQEPLTIPLSPEKSAIQTAQELYKQQQKLKRAQQHITPLLTAAESELAYLDQVAATLATATSLDVLEEIRAELIEQGYLTAPDYYRPPTTPSPYLRYTTPSGFTVLVGRNNRQNDDLTFRVASPYDWWFHSQEIPGSHVILRLEAGDVPSDKDIQYVADLAAYHSQARASAQVPVVYTRRKYVQKPKGANPGMVIYDQATVVWGCPLSISDCLSDVSQGGAGGDRHGIMAE, from the coding sequence GTGCAACCCGTTGATTTGACTACCCTGCGTGCTGTTTGTGCTGATCTGCAACATTGGCTACCGGCACGGCTGGAAACCGTTTACCAGCGCGATCGCCACACGATTGCCCTTGCTCTACGCACGCTGAAAAAACAGGGCTGGCTGACCCTGAGTTGGCATCCCCAAGCAGCACGCATTGCCTTTGAACCACCGCCCCCGCGCCAACCCGACACATTTACCTTTAGTCAGCAGCTCCATGCCCAACTCAATCGCCTTGCCCTAGTGGGCGTGAGCTTAATCAGCCCTTGGGAGCGCGTTGTGGTCTTGGAATTTGCCCCCCGTCCCCAGGAAGCAACGCAGTGGCGTCTCTATGCCGAGATCATGGGCAAGTACAGCAACGTGATTCTGGTTAACGCTGCGGGAGAAATTGTTACCGCCGCCCATCAAGTCAATGCCCAACAGTCCCGCTTGCGCCCAATTCTGACTGGTCAACCCTATGTGCCCCCACCCCCCCTGACAGCAGCGCTGCCCAGTCGTGAGATTCCCTTTGAGCAGTGGCAACAACAGGTAAGCGTGATCCCCGGCCTGCTGCGGCAGCAACTCCTGAAGGCCTATCGGGGACTGAGTCCAGCCCTCGTACAGCAATTACTGGTGGATGCTGCATTGTCCCTAGAAAGTCGCACCACAGAACTAATTGCTGAAGAATGGCGACGGCTGTTTGACCATTGGCAGCACTGGTTGGCATGTTTAGAGAGCGGGCATTTTGTCCCCCAATTCACACCAACGGGCTATCGCGTCATTCCCCCCCTTGGGACGCAGACTCCCTCAACCGTCAGCATCCATGAGATTCTCGCCGCCTATTACCAAAACCAACTACAGCAACAGCAAACGCAGCAACTTCAGCAACAGTTGCACCAGAGCCTACAGGCACAACGGCAAAAACTCATTGCCAAAATTGAGGGCTTTCGAGAACGATTGACCGCTGCTGCTGGGGGCGATCGCCAACGCTACCTTGCCGACCTACTGATGGCCCATGCCCACCTGTGGCAACCCGGCATGACTGAACTGATCGTGACGGACTTTATTACTCAAGAACCCCTGACGATTCCCCTCTCCCCAGAGAAAAGCGCCATTCAAACGGCCCAGGAGTTGTACAAGCAACAGCAAAAACTTAAACGCGCCCAGCAGCACATTACCCCACTCCTCACGGCTGCGGAAAGTGAACTCGCCTATCTGGATCAGGTGGCGGCCACCCTCGCTACGGCCACATCCTTAGATGTTCTTGAGGAGATTCGCGCTGAACTGATTGAACAGGGATACCTGACGGCACCCGATTATTACCGTCCCCCCACCACCCCTAGTCCCTACCTACGCTATACAACACCGAGTGGCTTTACGGTTCTCGTGGGGCGTAACAACCGCCAAAATGATGACCTCACGTTTCGGGTGGCCAGTCCCTACGACTGGTGGTTTCACAGCCAAGAGATTCCCGGCAGCCATGTGATTCTTCGCCTTGAAGCGGGGGATGTGCCCAGTGACAAAGATATTCAATACGTGGCGGATTTGGCGGCTTACCATAGTCAAGCCCGTGCCAGTGCCCAAGTACCCGTGGTTTATACTCGCCGCAAGTATGTGCAAAAACCGAAGGGTGCCAATCCGGGGATGGTGATCTACGATCAGGCAACAGTGGTGTGGGGATGCCCTCTGAGCATTAGTGATTGCCTTTCAGACGTGTCCCAAGGGGGTGCTGGCGGCGATCGCCACGGGATCATGGCAGAATAG
- a CDS encoding DUF4912 domain-containing protein, with the protein MPKDRPPLEEMTLRQLRRVASELQVSRYSRMRKDQLLAAIREKQAQANGSTTISVQPVPPSLESQEKVEAAKFDLGPAQEDVLLASVDEGLGDLPGGYGESRIVLMPRDPQWAYAYWDVPNEHREELRRQGGQQLALRLYDATNINLDSQIPHSVQEYPCDELAREWYLPIPVSDRDYVVEIGYRCADGRWLVLARSAPVHIPPTYPSDWVWDQFITVDWDMDLRGKTLFDLGAPLAGTAEPNPIYEGIFAMAEGAEAQRVAGSLFGSMHQVPGSISQLPEMAISSYVFPSGVGLWAVPTVSGLTMSGVGFSASAAPIRPRKFWLVADAELIVYGATEPDATVTIGGRPIKLNPDGTFRFQMSFQDGLIDFPILAVAADGEQNRAIHMKFTRETPERRTNTKEEAVLEWLA; encoded by the coding sequence ATGCCGAAAGATCGCCCCCCCCTAGAAGAAATGACCTTGCGGCAGTTGCGGCGCGTCGCCAGTGAACTGCAAGTGTCCCGCTATAGCCGTATGCGCAAAGATCAACTCCTCGCTGCCATCCGTGAAAAGCAGGCGCAAGCCAACGGATCCACCACCATTTCTGTTCAACCTGTCCCCCCTAGTCTGGAGTCGCAAGAAAAAGTGGAAGCAGCAAAATTTGACCTCGGTCCTGCTCAAGAGGATGTGCTCTTGGCCTCAGTGGATGAAGGCCTTGGGGATTTGCCGGGGGGTTACGGTGAAAGCCGCATTGTCCTCATGCCCCGGGATCCGCAGTGGGCCTACGCCTATTGGGATGTGCCCAACGAGCACCGCGAGGAATTGCGGCGACAAGGGGGTCAGCAACTGGCTCTGCGCCTCTACGATGCCACGAATATCAACCTCGATAGCCAAATTCCCCACAGTGTTCAGGAGTACCCCTGCGATGAGTTGGCGCGGGAGTGGTATCTGCCCATCCCCGTGAGCGATCGCGACTATGTCGTGGAAATTGGTTACCGCTGCGCCGATGGCCGCTGGTTGGTTCTCGCCCGTTCTGCCCCTGTGCATATTCCCCCCACCTACCCCTCCGATTGGGTCTGGGATCAATTCATTACGGTGGATTGGGACATGGATCTGCGCGGCAAAACCCTCTTTGATCTCGGGGCACCCTTGGCGGGCACTGCCGAACCCAATCCCATTTACGAAGGCATCTTTGCTATGGCCGAAGGGGCGGAAGCCCAGCGGGTGGCGGGTTCTCTCTTTGGCTCGATGCACCAAGTCCCCGGCTCCATCTCCCAGTTGCCCGAAATGGCCATCAGTTCCTACGTCTTCCCCTCTGGCGTTGGGCTGTGGGCTGTGCCGACGGTGTCGGGTCTGACGATGTCGGGGGTTGGCTTCTCAGCGTCGGCGGCTCCCATTCGTCCCCGCAAATTCTGGTTGGTGGCGGATGCTGAACTCATTGTCTATGGGGCTACGGAGCCAGATGCCACCGTCACGATTGGTGGGCGCCCCATCAAACTCAATCCCGATGGCACATTCCGCTTCCAGATGTCCTTCCAAGATGGCCTCATTGACTTCCCAATCTTGGCAGTGGCGGCAGATGGAGAACAAAACCGCGCCATTCACATGAAGTTCACCCGCGAAACCCCCGAGCGCCGCACCAATACTAAGGAAGAAGCGGTGCTGGAGTGGCTGGCCTAA